A genomic segment from Desulfonatronovibrio magnus encodes:
- a CDS encoding heavy metal translocating P-type ATPase, with protein sequence MIGRFSSLGVYQDLFTVRKFYTTMAGGAAALAGFILQSKGIGPEALAIALILSSIGVNGMPIIIGAMQGLWNKKVNVDELVSLAIVACLIQGELLTAAVVAFIMTLGALVEEVTSDSARKSIRRLSEVTPEETTLLKGNEEQKVSISMVKPGDMLLVKPGERIPVDARIIQGRTMIDESAITGESVPVLRKEDDEVLAGTLNHNGVVTIEALKVGRETMVGKIIRLVENAEAYKPGATRFIDRYAAWFTPLIMFIAGLTWYLSGDLSRAVAVLIAGCPCALIMAAPVATVATVGRLAGSGVLVKAGIYLEQLADSDVILFDKTGTLTRGEPRISDMLMDEKYSREEVLGLAACVEKDCTHPLALAVIKAAHYAKVGVHKAKEVLSEIGLGMRAVLLDNTVVEVGSPYLNGGTGALPLDFQDKVGTIRQSGATPLIVYLNKKAVGVIGVRDELRKGVGQVVSELKSLGFKKVGILSGDHEKSVAAIAGDSGISDYWWELKPDRKLNVLQGFQEQGHKVVFAGDGINDAPALARADVGIAMGAKGTDVALETADIALVRDDLSTLPFIVSMGRRMVRLIKFNVFLGVGFNVLAVWGGASGFLSPIQAAIFHNIGSVIVVLSSASLAFAKNKWSSDESN encoded by the coding sequence ATGATCGGCAGGTTTTCCAGTCTGGGGGTGTATCAGGATCTGTTCACCGTTAGAAAATTTTATACAACAATGGCTGGAGGTGCTGCAGCCCTGGCAGGATTTATCCTTCAGTCTAAGGGGATCGGCCCGGAAGCCCTGGCAATTGCTTTAATTTTATCGTCCATTGGTGTTAATGGAATGCCCATAATCATCGGGGCCATGCAGGGGCTCTGGAACAAAAAGGTAAACGTGGACGAACTGGTCAGTCTGGCTATTGTTGCCTGCCTGATCCAGGGGGAGCTTTTAACTGCAGCGGTTGTGGCCTTTATCATGACCCTGGGGGCATTGGTGGAAGAAGTAACCAGCGACTCTGCCAGGAAATCCATTCGCAGGCTGAGCGAGGTTACACCCGAAGAAACCACACTGCTCAAGGGCAATGAGGAACAAAAAGTGTCCATTTCAATGGTAAAACCAGGTGATATGCTGCTGGTCAAGCCTGGTGAGAGAATTCCGGTGGATGCCAGGATAATCCAGGGTCGAACCATGATTGATGAGTCAGCCATAACTGGAGAGTCGGTTCCGGTCCTGAGAAAGGAGGATGATGAAGTTCTGGCTGGAACCCTGAATCATAATGGAGTGGTGACCATTGAGGCCCTGAAAGTGGGCCGGGAAACCATGGTGGGCAAAATCATCAGGCTGGTGGAAAACGCAGAAGCCTATAAACCAGGTGCAACCAGGTTTATTGACCGTTATGCTGCCTGGTTTACTCCGCTGATCATGTTTATAGCCGGTTTGACCTGGTATTTGTCTGGAGATTTGAGCCGGGCAGTGGCTGTACTCATTGCCGGTTGTCCCTGCGCCCTGATTATGGCCGCTCCTGTGGCCACTGTGGCTACAGTGGGTCGACTGGCAGGATCGGGTGTTCTGGTCAAGGCAGGGATATATCTTGAGCAGCTGGCTGATTCTGATGTGATTTTGTTTGATAAGACCGGCACATTAACCAGGGGTGAGCCAAGAATCAGCGATATGCTTATGGATGAAAAGTATTCCCGGGAGGAAGTCCTGGGGCTGGCCGCCTGTGTTGAAAAGGACTGCACCCATCCCTTAGCCCTGGCAGTCATCAAGGCTGCCCACTATGCCAAAGTTGGGGTACACAAGGCAAAGGAAGTTCTGTCTGAGATTGGTCTTGGAATGCGGGCGGTTCTTCTGGACAACACAGTGGTTGAAGTGGGAAGCCCGTACCTGAACGGAGGTACAGGGGCACTGCCCCTTGATTTTCAGGATAAGGTGGGGACAATCAGGCAGTCCGGGGCAACGCCTCTTATTGTTTATCTGAATAAAAAGGCTGTAGGAGTTATTGGTGTTCGGGATGAACTGCGAAAAGGGGTGGGTCAGGTTGTCAGTGAGCTCAAAAGCCTTGGTTTTAAAAAAGTAGGCATCCTGTCCGGTGATCATGAAAAATCAGTAGCTGCCATTGCCGGGGATTCGGGCATAAGTGATTACTGGTGGGAACTTAAGCCGGATCGTAAGTTAAATGTTTTGCAGGGTTTTCAGGAACAGGGGCACAAGGTAGTTTTTGCCGGGGATGGAATAAATGACGCTCCAGCCCTGGCCCGGGCGGATGTGGGCATTGCCATGGGCGCCAAAGGAACAGATGTAGCCCTTGAAACTGCTGATATCGCCCTGGTTCGCGATGATTTATCCACTTTGCCGTTTATTGTATCCATGGGCCGCAGGATGGTCAGGCTCATAAAGTTTAATGTGTTTCTCGGGGTGGGTTTCAATGTTCTGGCGGTGTGGGGCGGTGCAAGCGGTTTTCTGAGTCCTATTCAGGCAGCGATTTTTCATAATATCGGCTCGGTTATTGTGGTTTTGTCCTCAGCCAGCCTGGCCTTTGCCAAAAACAAGTGGAGCAGTGATGAATCAAATTGA
- a CDS encoding MarR family winged helix-turn-helix transcriptional regulator encodes MNQIEELSKLLVEFYEKFSSWEHGVVRGETLTLSQMHTVEILSSQGALKMKELAEKMGITTGTLTVLVDRLEDAGMVERKPHETDRRSIRVLLTEKGLAHAKEHHKLHNRLTQELISDMSPEEMEGLTRCLRKMLANF; translated from the coding sequence ATGAATCAAATTGAAGAGCTCAGTAAATTACTGGTGGAATTTTATGAAAAGTTTTCATCCTGGGAACACGGGGTGGTCCGGGGAGAAACTCTGACCCTGTCCCAGATGCACACTGTGGAGATATTAAGCTCTCAGGGTGCTTTGAAAATGAAGGAACTGGCTGAAAAGATGGGTATTACCACGGGCACGCTGACAGTGCTGGTGGACCGCCTGGAAGATGCAGGAATGGTGGAAAGAAAGCCCCATGAAACAGACAGGCGCTCCATCCGGGTTTTGCTTACGGAGAAAGGCCTTGCCCATGCCAAAGAACATCACAAGCTGCACAACCGCCTGACCCAGGAGCTGATATCAGATATGAGCCCGGAGGAAATGGAGGGCCTGACCCGATGTCTCAGGAAAATGCTGGCTAATTTTTAA
- a CDS encoding Fic family protein — translation MWIHEHQNWPDFTWDAKALTFKLADVRHGQGRLLGRMESLGFELKREASLSTLTKDVVKTSAIEGENLNSEEVRSSIARRLGIDIAGLIPASRDVEGIVEVILDATQQFARPLSRDRLFGWHAALFPTGRSGMHRITVGDWRTPDSEPMRVVSGPIGKQKVHFQAPEAGRLEEEMQAFLAWFDNDHEIDPVLKAGIAHLWFVTIHPFEDGNGRIARAIGDMALARADATEDRFYSLSSQIEAERKDYYDQLEKQQRSTLDITKWLKWFLDCLGRAVSSSETTIGNVLFKAQLWDTINQRPVNERQRLIINKMLEDDFKGHMNTSKYARLAKCSKDTALRDIQDLKEREIFIQNPGRGRSTSYRLPDMVCTTRF, via the coding sequence ATGTGGATTCATGAACATCAGAACTGGCCGGATTTTACCTGGGATGCCAAAGCTTTAACCTTCAAGCTGGCTGATGTACGCCATGGTCAAGGACGCCTGCTGGGACGTATGGAAAGCCTTGGATTTGAACTAAAGCGTGAAGCCAGTCTCAGCACCCTCACCAAAGATGTAGTTAAAACATCTGCTATTGAAGGTGAAAATCTCAATTCCGAGGAAGTCCGTTCATCTATTGCCAGAAGGCTGGGAATAGATATTGCCGGGCTGATTCCTGCCAGCCGTGACGTGGAAGGTATCGTTGAAGTCATTTTAGATGCTACGCAGCAGTTTGCAAGGCCTCTGAGCAGAGATCGTCTCTTTGGTTGGCATGCTGCTCTGTTCCCCACAGGGCGCAGCGGTATGCACCGGATTACTGTCGGCGATTGGCGCACACCAGATTCGGAACCAATGCGGGTTGTTTCCGGCCCCATAGGTAAACAAAAGGTTCATTTCCAAGCCCCTGAAGCCGGCCGGCTGGAAGAAGAAATGCAGGCTTTTTTGGCATGGTTTGATAACGACCATGAGATCGACCCTGTTCTCAAAGCAGGCATTGCCCATCTATGGTTTGTTACTATCCACCCTTTTGAAGATGGGAATGGGCGAATTGCAAGAGCTATTGGTGACATGGCACTGGCTCGCGCCGATGCCACTGAGGATCGCTTCTACAGCCTGTCCTCTCAAATTGAGGCTGAACGCAAGGATTACTACGATCAACTTGAAAAACAGCAGCGCAGCACATTAGACATTACAAAGTGGCTTAAATGGTTTCTGGATTGCTTAGGACGGGCTGTTTCCAGCTCTGAGACCACAATTGGCAATGTTCTTTTCAAAGCACAACTATGGGATACCATTAATCAAAGACCGGTAAATGAGCGCCAGCGCCTGATCATCAATAAAATGCTTGAAGATGATTTTAAGGGACATATGAATACCTCCAAGTACGCCAGGCTGGCCAAGTGCTCCAAAGACACAGCACTGAGGGATATTCAGGATTTGAAAGAGAGAGAAATATTCATTCAGAATCCCGGCCGTGGAAGGAGCACCAGCTACAGACTGCCTGACATGGTGTGCACTACGCGTTTCTGA
- a CDS encoding class I SAM-dependent methyltransferase, which yields MKDLSVCSQISGYWNWRAVSFDATSCRQEPWVEVYSKALNLRPGSRVLDLGTGTGFLALGLAARGYEVTGVDISEKMLEIADEKARSMKLKVDFLQMPADKPDFAPGFFDAVVTRNLIWTLKDPWQAVRNWSLVMRKNGKLIISDGIWRPVTGIQKICSFFLDSLHGLKRNRQNHPEKFKDMYKPIDPELPFGMGLYDWQAEKLLQDCGFDSIAGHEHEFDKNPYTEKGRYFPGYGRFFILSAMRG from the coding sequence ATGAAAGATTTGTCAGTATGCAGTCAGATTTCCGGATATTGGAATTGGAGGGCGGTTAGTTTTGATGCTACTTCCTGCAGGCAGGAGCCATGGGTTGAAGTTTATTCCAAGGCCCTTAACCTGAGGCCTGGATCAAGGGTTCTTGACCTGGGCACTGGAACGGGTTTTCTGGCTCTGGGGCTGGCAGCCAGGGGTTATGAGGTGACAGGTGTTGATATATCAGAAAAAATGCTGGAAATAGCTGATGAAAAGGCCAGAAGCATGAAACTGAAAGTAGATTTTCTTCAGATGCCTGCTGATAAACCTGATTTTGCTCCGGGCTTTTTTGATGCTGTTGTCACCAGAAATCTTATCTGGACCCTTAAAGACCCGTGGCAGGCAGTGCGGAACTGGTCTTTGGTTATGAGGAAAAATGGAAAACTGATCATTTCAGATGGAATATGGCGCCCGGTAACAGGGATTCAGAAGATCTGCAGCTTTTTTCTGGACAGCCTCCATGGGTTAAAGCGCAACAGGCAGAACCATCCTGAAAAATTTAAAGATATGTATAAACCCATTGATCCTGAGCTTCCCTTTGGCATGGGCCTGTACGACTGGCAGGCTGAGAAGCTTCTCCAGGACTGCGGTTTTGACTCCATAGCAGGACACGAACATGAGTTTGATAAAAATCCCTACACTGAAAAGGGCAGATACTTTCCCGGATATGGCCGTTTTTTTATCCTGTCGGCCATGCGCGGCTGA
- a CDS encoding ATP-binding cassette domain-containing protein: MCETFSPPSAIVELEMVHKSFSRGLLKKQWTKVLGPLSLVIWPGRTVGLFGPSGSGKTTLGNIALGLTKPDSGRVLWKGHSLETISSDIRHTLRPKFQKIFQDPVLSFAPFQTLSRSFQDYIRFLFPDKNKQGMAWKQINGLMNQMKLEPDILKRTPGKVSGGEIQRLALIRCLLADPLFLVADEPTSRLDPLVQAQVARLIQSQALEKRMGLLFISHDFELLKALCHEVVRLEDGVLSRAWPTG; this comes from the coding sequence ATGTGTGAAACTTTCTCACCCCCTTCTGCCATTGTTGAATTGGAAATGGTACACAAATCTTTTTCCAGAGGCTTGCTTAAAAAACAATGGACCAAGGTGCTTGGTCCTTTAAGTCTTGTTATATGGCCAGGAAGGACTGTCGGTCTTTTTGGGCCTTCTGGCTCAGGTAAAACAACACTGGGCAATATTGCCCTGGGATTAACCAAACCTGATTCAGGCCGGGTTTTATGGAAAGGACATAGCCTTGAAACCATTTCCTCTGACATCAGACACACCCTTCGACCCAAGTTTCAAAAAATCTTCCAGGATCCGGTCTTAAGTTTTGCTCCCTTTCAAACCTTATCCAGATCTTTTCAGGACTACATTCGCTTTTTATTTCCGGACAAAAATAAACAAGGCATGGCCTGGAAACAAATTAACGGTTTGATGAATCAGATGAAGCTTGAGCCGGATATTCTTAAACGTACCCCAGGAAAGGTCTCGGGAGGTGAAATTCAGCGTCTGGCTCTTATCAGGTGTCTTCTTGCAGACCCCCTGTTTCTGGTGGCGGATGAACCAACCTCACGCCTGGACCCGCTGGTCCAGGCTCAGGTAGCCAGACTGATACAGTCTCAGGCTCTGGAAAAAAGAATGGGGCTGTTATTCATCAGCCATGATTTTGAGCTTTTAAAAGCACTATGCCATGAAGTGGTTCGCTTAGAGGATGGAGTTCTCAGCCGCGCATGGCCGACAGGATAA
- a CDS encoding ATP-binding cassette domain-containing protein, translating into MLNIENLCVSARGNPDSFLVNNVSLSLKENSVFNLVGETGSGKSVLAWAVAGMLSKDLRASGQITAGGLVTDQPGNGRIQASTFLIPQEPGIALNPTMKVKSQVAEIFRWPRRVPKQKSLTIAAGILGKLGLSISAANSYPHQLSGGMNQRCAIAMALASPAPLIIVDEPTKGLDAHLKKQAVDLLKGLVKKGKSLLCITHDFSVAGMLEGRTGVMLKGKIIEQGHTEQILNNPHHVYTRDLINALPENGLQIPAEINV; encoded by the coding sequence ATGTTGAACATTGAAAATTTATGCGTATCTGCCAGGGGCAACCCGGACAGCTTCCTGGTCAATAATGTTAGTCTTTCTCTGAAGGAAAACAGCGTCTTCAACCTGGTGGGTGAGACAGGCAGCGGGAAATCTGTGCTTGCCTGGGCCGTGGCAGGAATGCTTTCTAAGGATCTCCGGGCCAGTGGGCAGATAACCGCAGGAGGACTTGTTACGGATCAACCTGGGAATGGCCGGATTCAGGCCAGTACTTTTCTGATACCCCAGGAACCTGGAATCGCACTCAACCCAACCATGAAAGTCAAGTCCCAGGTGGCTGAAATATTCAGATGGCCCAGAAGAGTGCCAAAACAAAAGTCTCTAACCATAGCTGCTGGCATTCTGGGCAAACTGGGCCTGTCCATATCCGCTGCAAACAGTTATCCGCACCAGCTTTCAGGGGGCATGAACCAGAGATGTGCCATAGCCATGGCCCTGGCTTCGCCCGCTCCATTGATTATTGTAGATGAACCAACAAAAGGCCTTGATGCACACCTCAAAAAACAGGCTGTGGATCTGCTCAAAGGGCTTGTTAAAAAAGGTAAGTCCCTCTTATGTATAACCCATGACTTTTCAGTCGCTGGAATGCTGGAAGGCAGGACCGGCGTAATGCTCAAAGGCAAAATCATAGAACAGGGCCACACAGAACAGATCCTTAACAATCCGCATCATGTTTATACCAGAGACCTGATTAACGCACTGCCGGAAAACGGCCTGCAAATCCCTGCTGAAATCAATGTGTGA
- a CDS encoding ABC transporter permease has product MVHLPAISRKNGSAILSICLIAVPAGLGLLSFLPGMDPFSQDLMNRLAGPQAGHLLGTDHLGRCLLTRLSYGAYLSLGAALFISLGSALLGATLGMVAGYKKGLIDAGISRLVDTTLAFPGILLALMITGLTQGGIMVLAFTLIITTWPDYCRVARSVARTCSKAPYIQAAVITGLPLWFILYRYVLPLVARPLLPLTCLGIGKSLLALSSLGFLGIGVKPPMPEWGAMISDGLPYLRSAPHLSLIPSLLVFMTVFGSLRLAGKMEHKYS; this is encoded by the coding sequence ATGGTCCATTTACCTGCTATATCAAGAAAAAATGGATCTGCCATTTTGTCCATCTGCCTAATAGCTGTCCCGGCAGGTCTTGGGCTGCTCTCATTTTTGCCGGGTATGGATCCATTCAGTCAGGACCTGATGAACAGACTGGCTGGTCCACAAGCCGGTCACCTTCTCGGTACTGATCACCTTGGCCGCTGCCTTCTAACCAGGCTGAGCTACGGTGCGTATCTTTCTCTCGGGGCAGCTCTTTTCATATCCCTGGGATCAGCACTCCTGGGCGCTACCCTGGGCATGGTGGCAGGTTACAAAAAAGGATTGATTGACGCAGGTATCAGCCGCCTTGTTGATACCACTCTGGCTTTTCCAGGAATATTACTGGCTTTGATGATCACTGGACTTACCCAGGGAGGAATTATGGTTCTGGCCTTCACACTGATCATCACTACCTGGCCGGACTATTGCCGGGTGGCCAGATCTGTAGCCAGGACCTGCTCCAAAGCCCCTTATATCCAGGCTGCGGTTATTACTGGTCTGCCCTTGTGGTTTATACTTTACCGGTATGTATTGCCTCTGGTGGCCAGACCTTTGCTGCCTCTAACCTGTCTGGGAATAGGCAAATCCCTGCTGGCTCTGTCATCTCTTGGTTTTCTGGGCATAGGTGTAAAACCGCCCATGCCTGAGTGGGGAGCCATGATATCTGATGGTCTGCCATATCTGAGATCAGCTCCTCACCTGAGTCTTATTCCTTCACTGCTTGTCTTTATGACTGTTTTTGGCAGTCTGAGACTTGCAGGAAAAATGGAACACAAGTATTCATGA
- a CDS encoding ABC transporter permease yields MISVFLHRISQVVVIALVVATLTFLVTWFGPGDIATQIAIARYDLDRVTPELVQSIREQEGLDRSGLYQFAQWFGRTITLDLGNSLVTGQKVGATLAYHFSYTLQLALMAMAISLALAIPLGIIGGTRPESGFNKALQLISSVLVSVPPYILAVLLILFFGIYLSILPVAGFSRPAHIILPALTLGLGLFAMSNRIIAASVSTVRSAGYYSFARTKGLPRHQVLIRHGLKNASAPVLTFLGLQFAFLLDGVVIVESIFAWPGIGHLLLESIMARDIPVIQGTAMLIGAIYVIINTMVDLVLLWLNPASADQVLEA; encoded by the coding sequence GTGATTTCTGTATTTCTGCATCGAATTTCACAGGTGGTGGTCATTGCTCTGGTAGTGGCCACCCTTACTTTTCTGGTGACCTGGTTCGGACCGGGAGACATAGCCACCCAGATAGCCATTGCCAGATATGACCTGGACAGGGTCACTCCGGAACTGGTTCAAAGCATAAGGGAACAGGAAGGCTTAGACCGTTCAGGGCTGTACCAGTTTGCTCAATGGTTCGGAAGAACAATTACCCTGGACCTTGGCAACTCCCTTGTGACCGGACAAAAGGTGGGGGCAACCCTGGCCTACCACTTTTCCTATACTCTTCAGCTGGCTCTGATGGCCATGGCCATTTCTCTGGCATTGGCCATTCCTCTGGGCATAATCGGGGGAACCAGACCTGAATCTGGATTCAACAAAGCCCTGCAGCTCATTTCTTCTGTGCTGGTTTCCGTTCCTCCGTATATTCTGGCTGTACTGCTCATTCTTTTTTTCGGGATATATCTGTCCATCCTTCCAGTGGCCGGCTTCTCCAGACCTGCCCACATTATTCTGCCGGCCCTGACCCTGGGTCTGGGACTTTTCGCCATGAGCAACCGCATCATAGCTGCGTCTGTGAGCACTGTCAGAAGTGCTGGATATTATTCATTTGCCAGGACCAAAGGCCTGCCCAGACATCAGGTACTTATCAGGCATGGCCTGAAGAATGCTTCAGCTCCGGTGCTTACTTTTCTGGGCCTGCAGTTTGCCTTTCTTCTGGACGGCGTGGTCATTGTTGAGAGCATCTTTGCCTGGCCCGGAATAGGGCACCTGCTTCTGGAATCCATAATGGCCAGGGACATCCCGGTCATCCAGGGTACAGCAATGCTCATTGGAGCCATTTATGTGATTATCAATACCATGGTGGACCTGGTACTGCTGTGGCTCAATCCTGCCAGTGCAGACCAGGTCTTGGAAGCTTGA
- a CDS encoding ABC transporter substrate-binding protein yields the protein MDSRKFLTKLILIIVFFGLCLFPLNPALAGEPLIVVSPWKANSLDPSNSGFVFTRMGCLETLVTSDRQGGIAPRLATAWETSDDGLTWSFHLRPDVLFHDGTPLNAQAASIALNHALDKGAFQGVDIEKIEAVDELVLHVKTSTPFSALPSFLAHYSGAIGAPAMYENEFNYVIGTGMYEFVSHKGLTDFEFKAFPDYWGDKARIAGARYQAISNGETRALMAESGEAHISLTIAPEASARLDRHPEVEIHSAALPRVRLIKLNSSLPVFSDPDIRRAVSMSINREAIASALLKNPATAATQLLPVVSAWHNHNLATPEHFQYRPEKAAQLLEQAGWTKGRDGILIKDGQRFSFEMITYSARPSLPLVGQAIQAQLKEAGIEMSIVVTESGIIPQRHSDGTLEAAFLARNFGQIPDAIATILADFGPSAVRGAWGAMGWESEELYSLLDEYMNEFDFEKGRIIGWKISEIINTELPVIPVAWYDNHVAVSSRLGGFNQDPFELRPYPEGVYFKQ from the coding sequence ATGGACAGCAGAAAATTCTTAACAAAACTAATCCTGATCATTGTCTTTTTTGGGCTTTGCCTTTTTCCCCTGAATCCTGCCCTGGCTGGTGAGCCTTTAATTGTGGTATCTCCCTGGAAAGCCAATTCCTTAGATCCTTCTAATTCAGGATTTGTATTCACCCGCATGGGTTGTCTGGAAACTCTGGTCACGTCTGATCGCCAGGGAGGAATTGCTCCAAGACTGGCCACAGCCTGGGAAACATCTGATGACGGATTGACCTGGTCCTTTCATCTCAGACCCGATGTTCTGTTCCATGACGGCACTCCCCTTAATGCCCAGGCAGCATCCATAGCCCTGAATCACGCTCTGGATAAGGGAGCGTTCCAGGGCGTTGACATTGAAAAGATTGAAGCGGTTGATGAACTGGTTCTTCATGTAAAAACCAGCACTCCATTTTCTGCCTTGCCGTCGTTTCTTGCCCATTATTCCGGAGCCATTGGCGCACCTGCCATGTATGAGAATGAGTTTAATTATGTTATTGGAACCGGAATGTATGAATTCGTTTCTCATAAAGGGCTTACCGATTTTGAATTCAAGGCTTTTCCTGATTACTGGGGGGATAAGGCCAGGATTGCAGGCGCCCGGTATCAGGCCATTTCCAATGGAGAAACCAGAGCATTAATGGCTGAATCCGGTGAGGCCCACATTTCTCTGACCATTGCACCGGAAGCATCCGCCAGATTGGACAGACATCCTGAAGTAGAGATTCACAGTGCAGCTCTTCCCCGGGTGCGACTGATCAAACTCAACAGTTCACTGCCTGTGTTCAGTGATCCAGATATTCGCAGGGCAGTATCCATGTCCATCAATCGAGAGGCCATAGCCTCAGCCCTGCTGAAAAACCCTGCCACAGCCGCAACCCAACTTTTACCGGTTGTCTCAGCGTGGCATAATCATAATCTTGCAACCCCTGAACACTTTCAATACAGACCGGAAAAAGCTGCTCAACTGCTGGAGCAGGCTGGATGGACAAAAGGGCGAGATGGAATTCTGATCAAGGATGGACAAAGATTTTCCTTTGAAATGATAACCTATTCAGCTCGTCCCAGTCTGCCCTTAGTGGGTCAGGCCATTCAGGCCCAGCTTAAGGAGGCGGGCATTGAAATGAGCATTGTAGTAACTGAATCCGGCATCATCCCCCAGAGACATTCCGACGGAACATTGGAAGCAGCCTTCCTGGCCAGAAATTTCGGACAGATACCTGACGCCATAGCTACTATCCTTGCTGATTTTGGGCCAAGTGCCGTCAGGGGGGCATGGGGAGCCATGGGCTGGGAATCTGAAGAACTTTACTCTCTTCTGGATGAGTACATGAATGAGTTTGATTTTGAAAAGGGCAGAATTATTGGCTGGAAAATTTCTGAAATCATCAATACTGAACTGCCTGTTATTCCGGTTGCCTGGTATGACAATCATGTGGCTGTATCCTCGAGACTTGGAGGATTCAATCAGGATCCCTTTGAACTCAGGCCTTACCCGGAGGGAGTATACTTTAAACAGTGA